A region of Photobacterium sanguinicancri DNA encodes the following proteins:
- the aceF gene encoding pyruvate dehydrogenase complex dihydrolipoyllysine-residue acetyltransferase, which yields MAIEINVPDIGADEVEVTEILVSVGDKVEEEQSLITVEGDKASMEVPASQAGIVKEIKIAEGDSVSTGSLIMIFEAEGAAAPAPVAEAAAPVAAPVAAAAAELKEVHVPDIGGDEVEVTEIMVAIGDSIEEEQSLLTVEGDKASMEVPAPFAGVLKEIKIAAGDKVSTGSLVMIFEVAGSGAPVAPAAVEAPVAAAPAASAAKEVNVPDIGGDEVEVTEIMVAVGDTVEEEQSLITVEGDKASMEVPAPFAGTIKEIKIAAGDKVSTGSLIMVFEVAGAAPAPVAAASAPAAAPAPAAAPAKAAAAPAATGEFEANNEYTHASPVVRRLAREFGVNLAKVKGTGRKNRIQKEDVQNFVKEALKRLESGAAAAGNGDGSALGLLPWPKVDFSKFGETELQKLSRIKKISGANLHRNWVMIPHVTQWDNADITALEAFRKEQNAIEAKKDTGMKITPLVFIMKAVAKALEAFPAFNSSLSDDGENLILKKYVNVGIAVDTPNGLVVPVFKDVNKKGIYELSEELMAISKKARSGKLTASDMQGGCFTISSLGGLGGTAFTPIVNAPEVGILGVSKSEMKPVWNGKDFEPRLMLPLSLSYDHRVIDGAEGARFITYLNGCLSDIRRLVL from the coding sequence ATGGCAATCGAAATTAATGTACCTGACATTGGTGCGGATGAGGTTGAAGTAACTGAGATTCTTGTTAGCGTTGGCGACAAGGTTGAAGAAGAGCAATCTCTGATCACTGTAGAAGGCGACAAGGCTTCTATGGAAGTACCAGCCTCTCAGGCGGGTATCGTTAAAGAAATCAAAATCGCAGAAGGCGACTCGGTTTCTACTGGCTCTCTTATCATGATCTTTGAAGCTGAAGGCGCAGCGGCACCAGCTCCTGTAGCTGAAGCGGCGGCACCTGTTGCAGCTCCAGTAGCGGCAGCAGCAGCTGAACTGAAAGAAGTTCATGTACCGGATATCGGTGGCGACGAAGTAGAAGTTACTGAAATCATGGTAGCTATCGGCGACAGCATCGAAGAAGAGCAATCTCTTCTTACGGTTGAAGGCGATAAAGCATCAATGGAAGTACCGGCACCTTTCGCTGGTGTTCTAAAAGAAATTAAAATTGCAGCGGGCGACAAAGTATCTACTGGTTCTCTAGTCATGATCTTTGAAGTTGCTGGCTCTGGTGCACCTGTTGCTCCAGCAGCAGTTGAAGCGCCAGTCGCGGCAGCTCCAGCAGCATCTGCAGCAAAAGAAGTTAACGTACCAGACATCGGCGGTGATGAAGTAGAAGTTACTGAAATCATGGTTGCTGTTGGCGATACAGTGGAAGAAGAGCAATCTCTTATCACTGTTGAAGGTGACAAAGCTTCTATGGAAGTTCCAGCACCATTCGCAGGTACAATTAAAGAAATCAAGATTGCAGCTGGCGACAAAGTGTCTACTGGCTCACTAATCATGGTCTTTGAAGTTGCGGGCGCAGCACCTGCTCCAGTTGCAGCAGCATCTGCTCCGGCAGCAGCTCCAGCTCCTGCGGCGGCACCTGCGAAAGCAGCGGCAGCACCAGCAGCAACGGGCGAGTTCGAAGCAAACAACGAGTACACACACGCGTCTCCAGTTGTTCGTCGTCTTGCACGTGAATTCGGTGTAAACCTTGCGAAAGTTAAAGGTACTGGCCGTAAGAACCGCATCCAAAAAGAAGATGTTCAAAACTTCGTTAAAGAAGCACTTAAGCGTCTTGAGTCTGGTGCAGCTGCAGCAGGCAATGGCGACGGTTCTGCACTTGGTCTACTACCATGGCCAAAAGTTGATTTCAGCAAGTTTGGTGAAACTGAACTTCAGAAACTGTCTCGTATCAAGAAGATCTCTGGCGCTAACCTGCACCGTAACTGGGTAATGATCCCGCACGTTACACAGTGGGATAATGCAGATATCACAGCGTTAGAAGCATTCCGTAAAGAGCAGAATGCAATCGAAGCGAAGAAAGATACTGGCATGAAGATCACACCACTTGTGTTCATCATGAAAGCGGTTGCTAAAGCACTAGAAGCATTCCCAGCGTTTAACTCTTCTCTTTCTGATGACGGTGAAAACCTAATCCTTAAGAAATACGTGAACGTAGGTATCGCTGTTGATACGCCAAACGGCCTAGTTGTTCCTGTCTTTAAAGACGTGAACAAAAAAGGTATTTACGAGCTTTCTGAAGAGCTAATGGCTATTTCTAAGAAAGCACGTTCTGGCAAGCTAACAGCATCTGATATGCAAGGTGGCTGTTTCACTATCTCTAGCCTTGGTGGCTTAGGTGGTACTGCGTTCACGCCAATCGTGAATGCACCAGAAGTGGGTATCTTAGGTGTATCTAAGTCTGAAATGAAACCAGTATGGAATGGCAAGGATTTCGAACCTCGCCTAATGCTTCCTCTATCACTATCTTACGATCACCGTGTGATCGATGGTGCTGAAGGTGCACGTTTCATTACTTACCTAAATGGCTGTCTATCAGATATCCGCCGTTTAGTGCTTTAA